The following are encoded in a window of Prevotella melaninogenica genomic DNA:
- a CDS encoding substrate-binding domain-containing protein yields the protein MQMKQWLYVVFLIWVFSACSDNNVKKYVIGVSQCSEDIWRDKLNNELVMSTYQHDNVILKFASANDNDRLQKQQIDQFIKERVNLLIVSPNQIHTISSVIDKAYDAGIPVILFDRKTDSKKYTAFIGADNYEAGYEIGHFIGQQLAGKGNIAEICGLQASSPAIERNRGFRDALKNYPDIKVVARGYGDWIKESGVAAMDSMLAQSKESFQYVFAQNDRMALGALQSIREHHVKGVKIVGIDALPVPGGGMENVRDGNLEASYIYPTRGDLVMQLALNILEKKPYKRDNYLKGALVTKANANVLLMQNEEVNKQTARLNALHGKVDTYLVQYNHQKMYIVLFSIILLLLIGIMVYIYRTILMKRRIEEEANKAKLQFFTNISHELRTPLTLIADPVNYIIHDDNLNSQQRSMLQIVQRNVLVLTQLVSEILDFRKVQNGKMELRLSDFNLAESMKQWIKLFSVSAQKKHIGISMDAPDTIMVRADQDKIERICYNLLSNALKYTSESGEISLTAKEEGGRVIISVADNGCGISSDALPYIFDRFYQAKNAGRGTGIGLAIVKAFTELHHGEISATSVEGKGSTFTINIPVRQKGEVTNQSTEKIEQLVEPSSAQEVPNQARHIDELIQPHQIDKPEVLIIDDNIDIRTYLRSVLSEKYNVSEASDGKVGLELARKIVPDIVLSDIMMPLMDGLEFCQQLKTDKAISHIPVILLTARSLDEQRVEGYEHGADAYISKPFSLRLLLSRIDNLIESRKKLNQTWSRGVEDDEIGNLSNEIDKSFLKQLRKIIQGNLANSDLSVEQIGDEIGLSRVQLYRKVKALTGYSPVEILRKARLTRARHLLQTTERTVSEVAYAVGFSTPSYFSKCYKDEFGENPKK from the coding sequence ATGCAGATGAAACAATGGCTATATGTCGTTTTTCTTATATGGGTATTTTCAGCCTGTTCGGATAACAATGTAAAAAAATATGTTATAGGAGTATCTCAGTGTTCTGAAGATATTTGGCGTGATAAGCTCAACAACGAACTTGTGATGAGTACCTATCAGCATGATAATGTAATACTGAAATTTGCTTCAGCTAATGATAATGATAGGTTACAGAAACAACAGATTGACCAGTTTATAAAGGAAAGAGTCAATCTTCTTATTGTATCACCCAATCAGATTCATACCATTTCATCGGTCATTGACAAGGCATATGATGCTGGTATCCCCGTAATCCTTTTTGATCGTAAGACTGATTCGAAGAAGTATACAGCTTTTATAGGAGCCGATAACTATGAAGCTGGGTACGAGATAGGTCATTTCATCGGGCAGCAGTTAGCGGGTAAAGGGAATATAGCAGAGATTTGTGGATTGCAAGCATCGTCTCCTGCTATCGAACGAAACCGTGGCTTTAGGGATGCACTGAAGAATTATCCTGATATAAAGGTAGTGGCTCGAGGGTATGGAGACTGGATAAAAGAAAGTGGTGTTGCTGCAATGGATAGTATGCTTGCACAATCGAAAGAGTCTTTTCAGTACGTTTTTGCACAGAATGACCGCATGGCCTTAGGTGCTTTGCAATCTATAAGGGAGCACCATGTAAAGGGAGTAAAAATTGTTGGAATAGATGCTCTTCCTGTACCCGGAGGTGGTATGGAGAACGTTCGTGATGGAAATTTGGAAGCTTCTTATATCTATCCAACTCGAGGTGATTTAGTTATGCAACTTGCGTTGAATATCCTTGAGAAGAAGCCTTATAAGCGTGACAACTATCTAAAAGGTGCATTGGTAACAAAGGCAAACGCTAATGTTCTACTTATGCAAAATGAAGAGGTGAATAAGCAAACAGCTCGTCTCAATGCACTTCATGGGAAAGTGGATACTTATTTGGTGCAATATAATCATCAAAAGATGTATATTGTGCTTTTTAGTATAATCCTTCTCTTGCTGATTGGTATTATGGTTTATATCTATCGAACCATCCTTATGAAGCGAAGAATAGAAGAAGAAGCCAACAAAGCAAAACTTCAGTTTTTTACAAATATAAGTCATGAATTGCGTACACCACTTACGTTGATAGCTGATCCTGTGAACTATATCATCCATGATGATAACCTTAATTCACAACAACGAAGTATGCTACAGATAGTACAACGTAATGTGCTTGTCCTGACACAATTAGTCAGTGAGATTCTTGATTTCCGTAAGGTGCAGAATGGTAAGATGGAACTACGCCTCTCCGACTTTAATCTTGCGGAAAGTATGAAACAATGGATTAAGCTTTTCAGTGTCTCTGCACAAAAGAAGCATATTGGCATTAGTATGGATGCCCCTGATACAATCATGGTTAGAGCGGATCAAGATAAGATAGAGCGAATCTGTTATAATCTTCTTAGTAATGCCCTAAAATATACGTCTGAAAGTGGAGAAATCTCTCTGACGGCTAAAGAGGAGGGTGGACGTGTTATAATTAGTGTGGCAGATAATGGTTGTGGTATTTCAAGTGATGCGCTTCCTTATATTTTTGATCGTTTCTATCAAGCAAAGAATGCAGGACGTGGTACGGGTATTGGGTTGGCTATTGTGAAAGCTTTCACAGAATTGCATCACGGAGAAATAAGTGCTACAAGTGTAGAGGGAAAAGGAAGTACCTTTACTATTAATATTCCTGTTAGACAGAAAGGAGAGGTAACTAATCAGTCTACAGAGAAAATAGAACAATTGGTTGAGCCATCATCCGCACAAGAAGTTCCGAATCAAGCTCGTCATATAGATGAACTTATACAGCCTCATCAAATTGACAAACCAGAGGTTTTAATCATTGATGATAATATTGATATTCGCACTTATTTAAGGTCAGTACTATCTGAAAAGTATAATGTGAGTGAAGCTTCTGATGGAAAAGTTGGTTTGGAGCTTGCAAGGAAAATAGTCCCAGATATAGTGTTGTCGGATATTATGATGCCTTTGATGGATGGATTAGAGTTTTGTCAACAGCTGAAAACAGACAAAGCCATCAGTCATATACCTGTCATTTTACTAACAGCACGTAGCTTAGATGAGCAGCGTGTGGAGGGTTATGAGCATGGTGCGGATGCCTATATTTCGAAACCATTCTCGCTTCGTTTACTTCTTTCGCGTATTGATAATCTTATAGAAAGTAGGAAAAAGTTGAATCAAACATGGTCAAGAGGTGTTGAGGACGATGAAATCGGTAATTTGTCGAACGAAATCGATAAGTCTTTTCTCAAGCAATTACGAAAGATTATACAAGGAAACCTTGCAAATAGTGACTTAAGTGTAGAGCAGATTGGCGATGAAATCGGGCTTTCTCGTGTACAGCTCTATCGGAAAGTAAAAGCTCTTACGGGATATTCTCCTGTAGAAATATTACGTAAAGCTCGTCTCACTCGTGCTCGCCATCTCCTTCAAACTACTGAGCGCACGGTGTCAGAAGTAGCTTATGCTGTAGGCTTCTCTACGCCCAGTTATTTCTCAAAGTGCTATAAAGACGAGTTTGGGGAGAATCCTAAGAAGTGA
- a CDS encoding glycoside hydrolase family 32 protein: MRTMIFSLALVATLSASLVGCSDEKTMIEEKDWNTTTYFKSTDEMAQTTFYKPAVGYVGDLMPFFDPKTKNFKVMYLQDFRPNQAGTYHPIWAVETTDGANYQSLGELIHCGGINEQDAALGTGSTVYNDADGLYYTFYTGHRYQTNSTNNGEMVMMATSSDFKTWTKNRVFRLKGDDYGYSKDDFRDPFVFKGDDNKWHMLVSTLKGSKGYLAEFTSDDLKTWSHAGTFMTMMWDRFYECPDVFKMGDWWYLVYSEKHAAIRRVQYFKGKTLSELKACTQNDAGLWPDAHEGFLDSRGFYAGKTASDGQNRYIWGWCPTRPGKDNTAVGAAPNEPEWAGNLVVHRLIQHADGSLTLGEVKGISDKYGKKQEVKVMAKSDNGVENVTDGYKLSGDSYLLFNRLGYHNKISFTITTSNNWDKFGVSFVRGTDSEKYYSLVVNPENEQTRKINFEEEGSAGRGFINGIDGYNFARPTDNVYHVTIYTDNSIAVMYINDVCCYTNRIYEVQKNCWSINNYGGNITISNLTVSQY, encoded by the coding sequence ATGAGAACTATGATATTTTCTCTCGCTCTCGTCGCAACATTATCAGCCTCATTAGTGGGCTGTAGCGACGAAAAGACCATGATTGAGGAAAAAGATTGGAATACAACAACCTATTTCAAGTCCACCGATGAAATGGCACAAACCACTTTCTATAAGCCAGCTGTTGGTTACGTTGGAGACTTAATGCCTTTCTTTGATCCTAAAACAAAGAACTTTAAGGTGATGTATCTACAGGATTTTCGTCCTAATCAAGCTGGTACTTACCATCCTATTTGGGCTGTTGAAACAACTGATGGAGCCAATTATCAATCACTTGGAGAACTGATTCATTGTGGTGGTATCAATGAGCAGGATGCGGCACTGGGTACTGGTTCAACGGTTTATAATGATGCTGATGGATTATATTATACCTTCTATACAGGTCATAGATATCAAACAAATTCTACTAATAATGGTGAGATGGTGATGATGGCAACATCATCCGATTTCAAAACATGGACTAAGAATCGTGTTTTCCGCTTGAAAGGTGATGATTACGGATATAGTAAAGATGATTTCCGTGATCCCTTTGTCTTCAAAGGTGATGATAATAAATGGCACATGCTTGTTTCAACTTTGAAGGGAAGTAAAGGTTATCTGGCAGAGTTTACATCCGATGATCTCAAGACATGGAGTCATGCTGGAACGTTCATGACCATGATGTGGGATCGATTCTATGAGTGTCCAGATGTGTTTAAAATGGGAGACTGGTGGTATCTTGTTTATAGTGAAAAGCATGCTGCTATCCGTCGTGTGCAGTATTTCAAAGGTAAGACTCTTAGTGAATTGAAGGCTTGTACACAGAATGATGCTGGTTTATGGCCTGATGCACATGAAGGATTCTTAGATAGTCGTGGTTTCTATGCGGGTAAAACAGCAAGTGATGGTCAGAATCGCTATATCTGGGGCTGGTGTCCAACACGTCCAGGTAAGGATAACACTGCTGTTGGTGCTGCTCCTAATGAACCTGAGTGGGCTGGCAACCTTGTTGTTCACCGTCTCATACAACACGCTGATGGTAGTCTTACCTTAGGAGAAGTAAAAGGGATTAGCGATAAATACGGCAAAAAACAAGAAGTAAAGGTTATGGCAAAGAGTGATAATGGTGTTGAGAATGTAACTGATGGCTATAAGCTTTCTGGTGATTCTTACCTACTTTTCAATCGTCTTGGCTATCACAATAAAATTTCCTTCACGATAACAACTTCTAATAACTGGGATAAGTTTGGTGTTTCATTCGTACGTGGCACAGATTCTGAGAAGTATTATTCTTTGGTGGTAAATCCTGAAAATGAACAGACACGTAAGATAAACTTTGAAGAAGAAGGTTCTGCGGGTCGTGGTTTCATAAATGGTATTGATGGCTACAACTTCGCTCGACCAACCGACAATGTCTATCATGTCACTATCTATACGGACAATAGTATAGCCGTAATGTATATTAATGATGTATGTTGCTATACTAACCGTATTTACGAAGTACAGAAGAACTGTTGGAGTATCAATAATTATGGAGGTAATATCACCATCAGTAATCTCACTGTAAGTCAGTATTAA
- a CDS encoding SusC/RagA family TonB-linked outer membrane protein codes for MKQLLRVITSLLLLMCCAGAMAQTLDVSGKVIDEQGEPVIGASVVQKGTSNGTVTDIDGNFTFKAPQSATLVVSYVGYKSVEVKAGVGIKVQLQTNASELNEVVVTGYTTQRKADLTGAVSVVSVDELAKQNENNPMKALQGRVPGMNISADGSPSGSATVRIRGIGTLNNNDPLYIIDGVPTKAGMHELNGSDIESIQVLKDASSASIYGSRAANGVIIITTKKGKEGRVNVDIDASIAASMYAHKMNVLNAKQYGQVMWQAYVNDGMDPNTNGLGYRYDWGYNAQGNPVLNNISMRKYLDGAGTTPAADTDWFDKTTRTGVVQNYNVAVSSGSDRHSSYFSLGYYKNLGIIKTSDFDRYSARMNTEYKLIKDVLTVGEHFTLSRTSEVQAPGGFLENVLQFNPSLPVYTENGTYAGPVGGYPDRENPVARLYRNSDNRYIYWRTFGDAYINLHLFKGFNLRSTFGLDYAQKQQRFFTYPITEGNVANSKNAVEAKQEHWTKWMWNAVATYNLQVGLHRVDAMAGIELNREDDNYFSGYKEDFLILNPTYMWPNAGTGTAQAYGGGGGYSLVSYFGKLNYNYADKYLASFTLRYDGSSRFGKNNRYATFPSVSLGWRVNQEKFLKSSQWLNDLKLRASWGATGNQEISNIARYTIYVSNYGVNENGGQSYGTSYDIAGTNGGRQLPSGFKRDQLGNNDIKWETTYQTNLGLDFSMLNSSLYGSFDWYYKKTKDILVQMAGIAAMGEGSTQWINAGAMENRGVEVNLGYRKTTNGGFHYDIAGNFSTYRNKITALPATVAANGTFGGNGVKSVIGHPMGAQVGYVADGIFKSQEEIDNHAKQDGATLGRMRWKDLDGNNIITEADQDWIYDPTPDFSYGLNVYLEYKNFDFTMFWQGVQGVDIISDLKKQTDIWAGLNIGFLNKGQRLLNAWSTTNPDSNIPALSLSDNNNEKRVSTYWVENGSYLKLRTIQLGYNLPKSMTNRLAMQRLRFYLSAQNLLSIHSKSFTGVDPENPNYGYPIPLNITFGINVTF; via the coding sequence ATGAAACAATTATTGCGAGTAATCACGAGTCTGTTACTTCTGATGTGTTGTGCTGGAGCTATGGCGCAAACATTAGATGTTAGCGGTAAAGTGATTGACGAACAGGGAGAACCTGTTATCGGTGCATCGGTGGTACAGAAAGGTACATCAAATGGTACTGTCACCGATATTGATGGTAATTTCACCTTTAAGGCTCCACAAAGTGCTACACTTGTAGTCTCCTATGTAGGCTATAAAAGTGTAGAAGTAAAGGCTGGTGTCGGAATAAAGGTACAGCTACAAACAAATGCGAGTGAACTAAACGAAGTCGTTGTTACAGGTTATACAACCCAACGCAAAGCAGATCTTACAGGAGCTGTTTCGGTTGTAAGCGTAGATGAATTAGCCAAGCAGAATGAGAACAATCCAATGAAGGCGCTACAAGGTAGGGTTCCTGGTATGAATATCTCTGCAGATGGTTCACCCTCTGGATCAGCCACAGTACGTATTCGTGGTATTGGAACTCTGAACAACAATGACCCTCTTTATATCATTGATGGTGTACCGACAAAGGCTGGTATGCATGAGTTAAACGGTAGTGATATTGAGAGTATCCAAGTTTTGAAAGATGCTTCCTCTGCTTCTATCTATGGTAGCCGTGCTGCTAATGGTGTCATCATCATTACCACAAAGAAGGGTAAAGAAGGAAGAGTAAATGTAGATATTGATGCTTCTATTGCGGCATCAATGTATGCTCACAAGATGAATGTACTTAATGCGAAGCAATACGGACAAGTAATGTGGCAAGCTTATGTTAACGATGGTATGGATCCCAATACTAACGGTTTAGGTTATCGTTATGACTGGGGGTACAACGCACAGGGTAATCCAGTGTTGAATAACATTAGTATGCGTAAATATCTTGATGGCGCAGGTACTACACCAGCTGCTGATACAGACTGGTTTGATAAGACGACACGTACAGGTGTTGTTCAGAACTATAATGTAGCAGTTAGTAGTGGTTCTGATCGTCATTCTTCTTATTTTTCTTTAGGTTATTATAAGAACTTAGGTATCATTAAAACATCAGATTTTGATCGCTATTCAGCTCGTATGAATACTGAATATAAGTTGATAAAAGATGTTTTAACCGTTGGAGAACACTTTACGTTAAGCCGTACGTCAGAGGTTCAAGCACCTGGTGGATTCCTTGAGAATGTGCTTCAGTTTAATCCTTCACTTCCTGTTTACACAGAGAACGGAACTTATGCAGGTCCTGTTGGTGGTTATCCTGACCGTGAGAATCCTGTTGCTCGTTTGTATCGTAACAGCGATAATCGTTATATTTATTGGCGTACTTTTGGTGACGCTTACATTAACCTTCACCTTTTTAAAGGATTCAATCTCCGTTCAACTTTTGGTTTGGATTATGCTCAGAAACAGCAGAGATTTTTTACTTATCCAATCACAGAAGGAAATGTTGCCAATTCTAAGAATGCTGTTGAGGCAAAACAGGAGCACTGGACAAAGTGGATGTGGAATGCTGTTGCAACTTACAATCTACAAGTTGGTTTACACCGTGTAGACGCTATGGCTGGTATTGAGTTGAACCGTGAAGATGACAACTATTTCTCTGGATATAAAGAAGATTTCCTGATTCTTAACCCTACATACATGTGGCCTAATGCAGGTACAGGCACTGCACAAGCCTATGGTGGTGGCGGTGGATACTCGTTAGTATCTTATTTTGGTAAACTGAATTATAATTATGCAGACAAGTATTTAGCCTCATTTACCCTTCGTTATGATGGTTCATCTCGATTTGGTAAGAACAATCGTTATGCAACATTTCCTTCAGTTTCTTTGGGTTGGCGTGTTAATCAGGAGAAGTTCTTAAAGAGTTCACAATGGTTGAATGATTTAAAGCTTCGAGCATCGTGGGGAGCAACAGGTAACCAAGAGATTTCTAATATTGCGCGTTACACTATATATGTTAGTAACTATGGCGTAAATGAAAATGGTGGTCAGAGTTATGGTACATCATATGATATAGCTGGAACTAATGGTGGTCGTCAATTGCCAAGTGGATTTAAACGTGACCAACTCGGTAACAATGACATCAAATGGGAGACAACCTATCAAACTAACCTTGGTTTGGACTTCTCTATGCTCAATTCTTCACTCTATGGAAGTTTTGATTGGTATTATAAAAAGACAAAGGATATCCTTGTGCAGATGGCTGGTATCGCAGCTATGGGAGAAGGTAGCACACAGTGGATTAATGCTGGTGCTATGGAGAATCGTGGTGTTGAAGTCAACTTGGGTTATCGCAAGACAACCAATGGTGGTTTTCATTATGACATAGCAGGTAACTTTAGTACTTATCGTAATAAGATTACAGCTTTGCCAGCAACAGTTGCTGCCAATGGAACCTTTGGTGGTAATGGTGTGAAGAGTGTTATTGGTCATCCTATGGGTGCACAAGTTGGATATGTTGCAGATGGAATCTTCAAGAGTCAAGAGGAAATTGATAATCATGCAAAACAGGATGGTGCAACCCTTGGACGTATGCGTTGGAAGGACTTGGATGGCAATAACATTATTACAGAAGCAGACCAAGACTGGATTTATGACCCAACACCAGACTTCTCATATGGACTTAATGTGTATCTTGAATACAAAAACTTTGATTTCACAATGTTCTGGCAAGGCGTACAAGGTGTAGATATTATCTCTGACTTAAAGAAGCAGACAGATATTTGGGCTGGTTTGAATATTGGTTTCCTAAACAAGGGACAACGTTTGTTAAATGCGTGGAGTACTACCAATCCTGATAGTAATATTCCTGCTCTCTCACTCTCCGATAATAATAATGAGAAGCGTGTTTCTACTTATTGGGTGGAGAATGGTTCATACTTAAAGCTACGTACTATTCAGTTAGGATATAATCTGCCAAAGAGTATGACTAATCGTCTTGCAATGCAGCGTTTACGTTTCTACCTCAGTGCGCAGAACTTATTAAGTATACATAGTAAGAGTTTTACGGGTGTTGATCCAGAGAATCCAAACTATGGTTACCCAATTCCACTCAATATCACATTCGGTATAAACGTTACATTCTAA
- a CDS encoding RagB/SusD family nutrient uptake outer membrane protein: MKKVIYSALVLATLSMTSCSDFLDGHTPQATLSDEQVKEANHVDELVTSAYAIFISAEDINSSFSMWNYDVRSDDAYKGGNGTSDGDVFHQLEIEQGVLTTNWNISDMWQRLYNCISRANTAIALLEQVNSTVYPRKDERLAEMKFLRAYGHFLLKRLYKNIPFVVDPNLKTEQYNMLSNREYTNDQGWQVIIDDLMESYNKLPVHQADKGRPTKASAAAFLTKVYMYKAYHQDNENTNEVTSISKDDLLKAIQFSDPAIYTAGGYGLESDFHNNFRPEPQFENGKESLWAMQYSINDGTKNGNLNWSYGLIVPNIPGVTDGGCDFYKPSQNLVNVYRTDANGHPYIGTFNNQDYNKATDYADPRLFLTIGIPGLPYEFNSKFMMDKTATWSRSNGLYGYYVTLKQNVDPESPYLKKGAWWGTSENRIVFRYADVLLERAEALVQLNDGRINQAINIINQIRNRAKQSTGAISNYQSDYGVRMNVMPYTGTYSQVEALDIVKMERRIEMGMESERFFDLVRWGEAERILNKYYAEEANDCSIYSSAHFTKNKNEYLPIPYAQIAASNGHYKQNIGQW, encoded by the coding sequence ATGAAAAAAGTAATATATTCAGCACTTGTGCTCGCTACCCTTAGTATGACAAGTTGTTCAGACTTCTTGGATGGACATACTCCACAGGCAACACTAAGTGATGAGCAAGTAAAGGAGGCTAATCATGTTGATGAACTCGTAACATCAGCTTATGCCATATTTATTTCAGCAGAAGATATCAATTCTTCGTTTTCAATGTGGAATTATGATGTCCGCAGTGATGATGCCTATAAAGGCGGTAACGGAACAAGTGATGGAGATGTGTTCCATCAACTTGAAATAGAACAAGGAGTCTTGACCACAAACTGGAATATTAGCGATATGTGGCAAAGATTATACAATTGTATATCACGTGCCAACACGGCAATAGCTCTTCTTGAACAAGTCAATAGTACTGTCTACCCTCGAAAGGATGAACGTTTGGCTGAGATGAAGTTCTTGCGTGCATATGGACACTTTTTGTTAAAGCGTTTGTATAAGAATATACCTTTTGTTGTAGACCCTAACCTTAAGACTGAGCAATATAACATGCTTTCTAATCGTGAATATACGAATGATCAAGGTTGGCAAGTTATTATTGATGACTTGATGGAATCCTACAATAAACTTCCTGTTCATCAAGCAGACAAGGGACGTCCAACAAAAGCATCAGCTGCAGCTTTCCTTACGAAGGTATATATGTATAAGGCTTATCATCAAGATAATGAGAACACGAATGAAGTTACAAGTATATCAAAAGACGATCTTTTGAAAGCTATTCAGTTTAGTGATCCTGCAATTTATACAGCTGGCGGCTATGGGTTAGAGAGTGATTTCCATAATAACTTTAGACCAGAACCACAGTTCGAGAATGGAAAGGAAAGTCTTTGGGCAATGCAATATTCTATTAATGATGGAACTAAGAATGGTAATCTTAACTGGAGTTATGGACTAATTGTTCCGAATATTCCTGGTGTAACTGATGGAGGATGTGATTTTTATAAGCCAAGTCAAAATCTTGTTAATGTGTATCGTACAGATGCTAATGGCCATCCATATATAGGTACATTTAACAATCAAGACTATAATAAAGCAACAGATTATGCAGACCCACGTCTATTCCTTACCATTGGTATTCCTGGTTTGCCTTATGAATTTAACTCTAAGTTCATGATGGATAAGACTGCTACATGGAGTAGAAGTAATGGATTGTATGGCTATTATGTAACTTTAAAGCAGAATGTAGACCCAGAAAGTCCTTATCTGAAGAAAGGTGCATGGTGGGGTACATCAGAGAATCGTATTGTCTTCCGTTATGCAGATGTCCTACTTGAACGTGCTGAGGCTTTGGTACAGTTAAATGATGGACGTATTAACCAGGCAATCAATATCATCAATCAAATCCGTAATCGTGCTAAACAAAGCACAGGTGCTATCAGCAATTATCAGAGTGATTATGGTGTGAGAATGAATGTTATGCCATATACTGGAACCTACAGTCAGGTAGAGGCGCTTGATATTGTTAAAATGGAGCGTCGTATAGAGATGGGTATGGAATCTGAAAGATTCTTTGACCTTGTAAGATGGGGAGAGGCAGAACGCATACTCAACAAGTATTATGCAGAAGAAGCTAATGACTGTTCTATCTATAGTAGTGCTCACTTCACTAAAAATAAGAATGAGTACTTGCCTATTCCATATGCACAAATAGCTGCTTCAAACGGACATTATAAACAAAATATTGGTCAGTGGTAA
- a CDS encoding DUF4960 domain-containing protein, with product MKTNITTIFIALIAFFALGSCSDENNISDLQLNGLCSVDSIVLDNYKGVVDQASRTITVRVPETYDVTNMTVSTLKLSAGAISNIKEGDKLNMLTAQVLSIKNGDVFLDWTMNVLRDEAKITSFKINGIYNGVIDEGNKTISVYVPNTLDLHSLTPTIGLSTNATVCPSNGVATDFSNPVIFTVTNNTASASYTVKVTAIGKPTAVFVSLPATMNELNSEELAACKWMLQNIPNSLYVSFTDIKNGTVDLSECKVIWWHYHKDGGVDGKEAFERNAPEAVNAAVALRDYYNNGGSFLFTRYATNMPAEIGAVANNAVPNNCWGQNEADAEKVSNPWNFFIQGHTSHPLFQNLIMKSGEPNSVYTCDANYRITNSTAQWHIGTDWGGYDNLNKWRTETGAHDLAYGGDGAVVAWEFPATGTKGKILCIGSGCYDWYSIDDVPAYYHNNIAKMTQNAFNYLMNH from the coding sequence ATGAAAACAAATATAACAACAATATTCATTGCACTTATTGCTTTCTTTGCATTAGGTAGCTGCAGCGACGAGAATAATATTTCTGATCTGCAATTAAACGGATTATGTTCAGTCGATTCTATCGTATTGGATAATTATAAAGGTGTCGTAGATCAGGCTTCACGTACAATCACTGTGCGTGTCCCTGAAACTTACGATGTCACAAACATGACTGTTAGCACACTTAAGCTAAGTGCTGGTGCCATCAGTAATATCAAAGAGGGAGATAAACTTAATATGCTTACAGCTCAGGTGCTCAGTATTAAGAATGGTGATGTCTTCCTTGACTGGACTATGAATGTATTGAGAGATGAGGCAAAAATCACTTCTTTCAAGATTAATGGAATATATAATGGCGTTATTGATGAGGGAAATAAGACAATCTCTGTCTATGTCCCTAATACGCTGGACCTCCATTCTTTAACTCCTACAATTGGGTTGAGTACAAATGCGACAGTTTGTCCATCTAATGGTGTTGCAACGGATTTTTCTAATCCTGTTATATTTACAGTTACCAATAATACAGCTTCTGCGAGCTACACTGTAAAAGTAACAGCTATCGGTAAGCCTACTGCAGTCTTTGTTAGTCTACCAGCTACGATGAACGAGCTTAATTCAGAGGAATTAGCTGCTTGTAAGTGGATGCTTCAGAATATCCCGAACTCATTATATGTTTCATTTACTGATATTAAGAATGGTACAGTCGATCTTAGTGAGTGTAAAGTTATTTGGTGGCATTATCATAAGGATGGAGGTGTTGATGGAAAAGAAGCATTTGAAAGAAATGCACCAGAAGCTGTCAATGCAGCTGTTGCGCTAAGAGACTATTATAATAATGGTGGTTCTTTCCTCTTCACACGATATGCTACAAACATGCCAGCTGAGATTGGTGCTGTAGCAAACAATGCAGTTCCAAATAACTGTTGGGGACAGAATGAGGCTGATGCCGAGAAGGTAAGTAACCCTTGGAACTTCTTTATTCAGGGACATACAAGTCATCCTCTTTTCCAGAATCTCATAATGAAGAGTGGTGAACCTAATTCTGTTTATACTTGTGATGCAAATTATCGTATTACCAATTCAACTGCTCAATGGCATATAGGCACTGATTGGGGTGGATATGATAACTTAAATAAGTGGCGTACAGAAACAGGTGCACATGATCTGGCTTATGGTGGTGATGGTGCTGTCGTTGCATGGGAGTTCCCTGCAACAGGAACGAAAGGTAAGATTCTGTGTATCGGCTCAGGATGTTATGATTGGTACAGTATTGATGACGTTCCTGCTTACTACCACAATAACATTGCTAAAATGACACAGAACGCATTCAACTATCTAATGAATCATTAA